In Lachnospiraceae bacterium, one DNA window encodes the following:
- a CDS encoding AAA family ATPase, giving the protein MKILSLHIDGFGKFHNRDISFQDGLNVVYGKNEAGKSTLHTFIKGMLFGIERQRGRASKNDTYSKFQPWTQSGVYEGYLRVECDGQIYRIERRFQKGDKRLCVINETTGKEEENNKALWDKLRCGLSETAYDNTISIGQLKCATDGGMVSELRNYIANLNTSGSIALNITKASAYLKAQRKQLEARFVPEAAKSYTAALSEIRRIEQEISAPEYANHLTAKRQERGLVKEELDKKQKEKEQLLEKAAKGRQILLNSQFTDQASVEKYRNETRQHFEDHASAKAACNKRSRSVGAFLLMFLAMLGIGSSLFFLLAPETGISLLSSLAPRFLQLSPATLQLPALLCGLCGILFLIAGIMLINRSRHFKKQLDTETRLLQEIFSRHLQDASISQKALDALEEKLAGFLRLSKAVEQSENTLKTMSEEISRLQQTEDGVSEEIEKQQRIQWELEQKLEQLAAKKNEAEHLKHILAENKYIQEELDAVDLAQDTMTNLSTTIRDSFGLYLNKTASELIEGITGGIYRSMSIDQDLNIFMNTPTRLVPIEQVSSGTMDQIYLAVRLAAAKLVIGDKGNMPLIFDDSFALYDDDRLKTALKWLSKAWDKQCIIFTCHQREKEILKEEGITHQIIQI; this is encoded by the coding sequence ATGAAAATACTCAGTCTGCATATTGACGGCTTTGGAAAATTTCATAACCGGGATATTTCCTTTCAGGACGGCTTAAATGTGGTCTACGGAAAAAATGAAGCCGGAAAATCTACTTTACATACATTTATCAAGGGCATGCTCTTTGGTATTGAACGCCAGAGAGGACGTGCTTCCAAAAACGATACCTACTCCAAATTCCAGCCATGGACCCAGAGCGGTGTCTATGAAGGCTATCTCCGTGTGGAATGTGACGGGCAGATCTACCGGATCGAGCGCCGTTTCCAGAAAGGTGACAAGCGCCTTTGTGTCATTAATGAAACTACTGGAAAAGAAGAGGAGAATAACAAGGCTTTATGGGACAAGCTGCGCTGCGGCCTGTCTGAAACTGCTTATGATAATACCATTAGCATTGGACAGTTAAAATGCGCCACAGACGGTGGAATGGTTTCGGAGCTGCGAAATTATATTGCAAACTTAAACACCTCCGGAAGCATTGCCTTAAACATCACAAAGGCCAGTGCTTATTTAAAAGCACAGCGCAAGCAGTTAGAAGCCCGTTTTGTGCCGGAAGCCGCAAAAAGCTATACAGCAGCTCTCAGCGAGATCCGAAGGATCGAACAGGAAATATCTGCCCCTGAATATGCCAACCACTTAACAGCAAAGCGCCAGGAACGGGGACTGGTGAAAGAGGAATTAGATAAAAAACAAAAGGAAAAAGAACAGCTTCTGGAAAAAGCTGCAAAAGGCCGCCAGATCTTATTAAACAGCCAGTTTACAGACCAGGCATCTGTAGAAAAGTACCGCAATGAGACCAGACAGCATTTTGAAGATCATGCCAGTGCAAAAGCCGCCTGCAATAAGCGTTCCAGATCCGTAGGGGCATTTTTACTGATGTTCCTGGCAATGCTTGGGATCGGAAGCAGTTTGTTCTTCCTGCTGGCCCCGGAAACCGGGATTTCCCTGTTATCCAGTCTGGCTCCCAGATTTTTACAGCTCTCACCTGCCACGTTACAGCTTCCGGCGCTTTTATGCGGGCTTTGCGGGATTCTTTTCCTGATTGCCGGGATCATGTTAATAAACCGCAGCCGCCATTTTAAAAAACAGCTGGATACCGAAACACGGCTGCTTCAGGAAATTTTTTCAAGACATCTCCAGGATGCTTCTATTTCCCAGAAAGCCCTGGATGCCCTGGAAGAAAAGCTGGCTGGTTTCTTGCGGTTAAGTAAAGCTGTAGAACAGTCAGAAAATACCTTAAAAACTATGTCTGAAGAGATCAGCAGGCTTCAGCAGACGGAAGATGGTGTATCTGAAGAGATTGAGAAACAGCAGCGTATCCAGTGGGAACTGGAACAGAAATTAGAGCAGCTGGCTGCAAAGAAAAATGAAGCAGAACACTTAAAACATATTCTTGCGGAAAATAAGTACATCCAGGAAGAATTAGATGCTGTGGATCTGGCCCAGGATACAATGACCAATTTATCCACCACCATCCGTGATTCATTTGGGCTTTACTTAAATAAGACCGCTTCTGAACTGATCGAAGGCATTACCGGCGGCATCTACCGCAGCATGAGCATCGACCAGGACTTAAATATATTTATGAACACACCAACCCGCCTTGTCCCTATTGAACAGGTCAGCAGCGGCACCATGGACCAGATCTATCTGGCCGTCCGCCTGGCTGCTGCCAAGCTTGTTATCGGTGACAAAGGCAATATGCCTCTGATCTTTGATGACAGCTTCGCTCTATACGATGATGACCGTTTAAAAACTGCCCTGAAATGGCTTTCAAAAGCCTGGGACAAGCAGTGTATTATCTTTACCTGCCATCAGAGGGAGAAAGAAATATTAAAAGAGGAAGGTATTACACATCAGATCATACAGATCTAA
- a CDS encoding putative sulfate exporter family transporter, which yields MSQKQNSIKYGKMFAIILCLIIGALANQSTSLQKVLLGRTVIGGPMVALLVTMVFCNLLPTVSKEFKEGTTYCSKQFLNWGTIATGGTLSFAAILGTGVKALPLIVINIILSFSVALLIGKKLGVTQNTSILVGGGTAICGGTAIATLSRIIKAKEEEIAFAMAAIFLFDTLAAFSYPYLMTALGFTPNQFAFVAGAAINDTSSVAGAQATYQSMIGDSSFQGALNVKLVRTTMLIFVALAWTFIIAAQSKKDSAESQNSSIFSVIQKSFPMFILWFVLMAGLNTIGVFSDTGVSFLSKLGKFLFSAALAGVGFKIKFKDVFSKGLKPIALGGVTWICVALCSFAFAFIFSGYVG from the coding sequence ATGAGTCAAAAACAAAATAGCATAAAATATGGAAAAATGTTTGCTATTATATTATGCCTTATCATTGGAGCATTAGCAAATCAGAGCACTTCGCTACAAAAGGTCTTACTTGGACGCACAGTTATTGGCGGACCGATGGTTGCCTTGCTGGTTACCATGGTTTTCTGCAATTTGTTACCCACGGTGAGTAAAGAATTCAAAGAAGGTACCACCTATTGCTCAAAACAATTCTTAAATTGGGGTACTATTGCAACTGGTGGAACACTAAGCTTTGCGGCAATTCTCGGAACCGGTGTAAAGGCGTTGCCTCTGATTGTTATCAATATTATTCTTAGCTTTAGTGTTGCACTTTTAATTGGCAAAAAACTAGGCGTTACCCAAAATACTTCCATTTTAGTTGGTGGAGGCACTGCTATTTGTGGAGGTACCGCTATTGCAACATTAAGTCGTATAATTAAAGCGAAAGAAGAGGAAATTGCTTTTGCAATGGCAGCAATTTTCCTCTTCGATACACTGGCAGCATTTTCTTATCCGTATTTAATGACCGCATTGGGATTCACTCCAAATCAGTTTGCCTTTGTTGCAGGTGCAGCAATCAATGACACATCCTCTGTAGCCGGTGCACAGGCAACTTACCAGAGCATGATTGGAGATAGTTCTTTTCAAGGAGCACTTAATGTTAAACTTGTTCGTACAACCATGCTGATATTTGTTGCTCTGGCATGGACATTTATAATAGCCGCTCAATCAAAAAAGGACAGTGCTGAGTCCCAAAATAGCAGCATCTTTTCGGTGATTCAAAAATCTTTTCCGATGTTTATTCTGTGGTTTGTCCTTATGGCAGGTCTGAATACTATAGGCGTGTTCTCTGATACAGGCGTTAGTTTTCTCTCTAAGCTCGGAAAGTTTTTATTCTCAGCAGCGCTTGCCGGTGTTGGTTTTAAAATTAAGTTTAAAGACGTATTCTCTAAGGGCTTAAAACCGATCGCTTTAGGCGGTGTCACATGGATATGCGTTGCCTTGTGTTCGTTTGCGTTTGCTTTTATCTTTTCGGGCTACGTTGGCTAA
- a CDS encoding sulfite exporter TauE/SafE family protein has translation MEHVLFAVAIFIANIIQGLTGFAGSLLAMPPSINILGLIPAKVAVNTFGLVSSVILFVKNFRKLEWKEAIKIIILMGLGLGTGMALTNIVEGNILLYIYAVFIILVALKEMFYKGSLDFNEIGLIIVLFMAGLFQGLFVSGGPLLIIYVSKKIKDTNAHRGTLGLIWIFMNASMMVQQISSGLFTTSNITNILIGLPAVFLGVWIGGKLAQKLDRQKFLRIVYILLIISALTLIL, from the coding sequence ATGGAACATGTATTGTTTGCGGTTGCTATCTTTATTGCCAATATCATTCAGGGATTGACAGGTTTTGCGGGTTCTCTTCTGGCAATGCCCCCTTCAATCAACATTCTTGGTTTAATCCCTGCAAAGGTTGCAGTAAATACGTTTGGTTTGGTCAGTTCTGTCATTCTTTTTGTTAAAAATTTCCGGAAGCTGGAATGGAAAGAAGCCATTAAAATTATTATTTTGATGGGACTGGGTCTCGGTACCGGAATGGCTTTGACAAATATTGTTGAAGGCAATATTTTACTCTATATTTACGCTGTTTTTATTATCTTGGTTGCATTGAAGGAGATGTTCTACAAAGGGAGTCTGGATTTTAATGAAATTGGATTGATCATTGTCCTTTTTATGGCAGGCCTTTTTCAGGGACTCTTTGTTTCCGGAGGTCCTCTGCTTATCATTTATGTATCTAAGAAAATCAAAGATACTAATGCGCATCGTGGAACTCTTGGATTAATTTGGATTTTTATGAACGCTTCCATGATGGTTCAGCAAATTTCTAGTGGACTGTTTACTACTTCCAATATTACTAATATTTTGATTGGTCTACCTGCAGTATTCCTGGGCGTATGGATTGGTGGAAAACTAGCTCAGAAGCTGGATCGGCAGAAGTTCCTGCGAATCGTATATATTCTGCTGATCATCTCTGCATTGACCCTTATACTGTAA
- the asnS gene encoding asparagine--tRNA ligase: MDLVTVRELYKNPEKFLDKEITVGGWIRSLRDSKAFGFIVISDGTYFETLQAVYHDTLENFAQVSKLGVGTAIIVKGTLVATPQAKQPFEIQATEVTVEGASAPDYPLQKKRHSFEYLRTISHLRPRTNTFQAVFRVRSLIAYAIHQYFQEKDFVYVHTPLITGSDCEGAGEMFQVTTLDLNNVPKNEDGTIDYKQDFFGKPTNLTVSGQLNGETYAMAFRNIYTFGPTFRAENSNTTRHAAEFWMIEPEMAFADLDDNMRVAEGMLKYVIKYVLEHAPEEMNFFNNFVDKGLLDRLNNVLNSEFGRITYTEAVDLLMKHNDKFDYKVSWGCDLQTEHERYLTEEIFKKPVFVTDYPKEIKAFYMKMNPDGKTVAAVDCLVPGIGEIIGGSQREDDYDKLVARMDELGLKKEDYGFYLDLRKYGSTRHAGFGLGFERCVMYLTGMSNIRDVIPFPRTVNNCEL; encoded by the coding sequence ATGGATTTAGTTACAGTAAGAGAACTTTATAAAAATCCGGAAAAGTTCCTGGACAAGGAAATTACCGTTGGCGGATGGATCCGCAGCCTTCGCGATTCTAAAGCATTCGGTTTCATCGTTATCAGTGACGGAACTTATTTTGAGACCCTTCAGGCTGTTTACCATGACACTCTGGAAAACTTCGCACAGGTTTCCAAATTAGGTGTTGGAACTGCCATTATTGTTAAAGGTACTTTAGTTGCTACTCCACAGGCAAAACAGCCTTTTGAGATCCAGGCTACTGAGGTTACTGTTGAAGGTGCATCTGCACCTGATTACCCACTGCAGAAAAAGCGTCACTCATTTGAATATCTGCGCACCATCTCACATTTACGTCCAAGGACCAACACTTTTCAGGCAGTATTCCGTGTGCGTTCTTTGATCGCATATGCTATCCATCAGTATTTCCAGGAAAAGGACTTTGTTTATGTCCACACTCCATTGATCACCGGAAGTGACTGCGAAGGTGCAGGAGAAATGTTCCAGGTTACTACTTTAGACTTAAACAACGTACCTAAAAATGAGGACGGCACCATTGATTACAAGCAGGATTTCTTCGGAAAGCCAACCAACCTGACTGTAAGCGGCCAGTTAAATGGTGAAACCTACGCTATGGCATTCCGCAATATCTATACCTTCGGACCTACCTTCCGCGCAGAGAACTCCAACACCACCCGTCATGCTGCTGAATTCTGGATGATCGAGCCGGAAATGGCTTTCGCTGACCTGGATGATAATATGCGTGTTGCAGAAGGCATGTTAAAATATGTGATCAAGTACGTTTTAGAGCATGCTCCGGAAGAAATGAACTTCTTCAATAACTTCGTAGACAAAGGTCTGTTAGACCGTTTAAACAACGTTCTCAACTCTGAATTCGGACGCATCACCTATACTGAGGCTGTTGATCTGTTAATGAAGCACAATGACAAATTTGACTACAAGGTATCCTGGGGCTGCGACCTGCAGACTGAGCATGAGCGTTACCTGACTGAAGAGATCTTCAAGAAACCTGTATTCGTTACCGATTATCCAAAGGAGATCAAGGCATTCTACATGAAGATGAACCCAGACGGCAAGACTGTTGCTGCTGTAGACTGTCTGGTTCCTGGAATCGGCGAGATCATCGGCGGAAGCCAGCGTGAAGATGACTATGACAAGCTGGTTGCAAGAATGGATGAGCTGGGACTTAAGAAAGAGGATTACGGATTCTACCTGGATCTTCGTAAATACGGTTCTACCCGCCATGCAGGCTTCGGACTTGGCTTTGAGCGCTGCGTAATGTATCTGACCGGTATGTCCAACATCCGCGACGTTATCCCATTCCCAAGAACTGTTAATAACTGCGAACTGTAA
- a CDS encoding metallophosphoesterase: MKFIHTGDIHWGMTPDADKPWGSERAQAIKDTFKKIIAQAGKMQADCLFISGDLFHRQPLVRDLKEVNYLFTTIPNVKVILIAGNHDRIRDNSALLSFAWSPNVTFLMEPTLRSVYFEDINTEVYGFSYHTTEIKKPLLEDIQVPLNNRIQILMAHGGDASHLPLNFNSLELSPFSYIALGHIHKPQLIAEDKMAYCGSPEPLDLTETGIHGYFTGEIHPVTRKLTHLEFVPAASLQYMPLAVNVSKETTNGELADRIEAEIKKRGTNNIYRFRIKGMRDPDIEFDLSSLQTFYRIAEVIDDTEPDYDFSALFAEHSSDMIGFFIQALQNDDMGPVEKKALYYGVNALLHTTDERS, from the coding sequence ATGAAATTTATCCATACAGGCGACATCCACTGGGGAATGACTCCCGATGCAGATAAGCCCTGGGGAAGTGAACGGGCCCAGGCGATCAAAGATACCTTTAAGAAGATCATTGCCCAGGCTGGGAAAATGCAGGCGGACTGTCTGTTCATCAGCGGTGATCTGTTCCATCGCCAGCCACTGGTACGGGACTTAAAAGAAGTCAACTATCTGTTTACCACCATTCCCAATGTAAAAGTCATTCTCATTGCCGGGAATCATGACCGCATACGGGATAATTCTGCCCTTTTAAGCTTTGCGTGGAGTCCAAACGTTACATTTCTCATGGAGCCCACTTTAAGATCCGTCTATTTTGAGGATATCAATACTGAAGTTTACGGCTTCAGCTACCACACCACTGAGATCAAAAAACCACTGTTAGAAGACATTCAGGTTCCTTTAAACAACCGCATCCAGATTCTTATGGCACACGGCGGTGATGCTTCCCACCTTCCATTAAACTTTAATAGCCTGGAGTTATCCCCATTTTCTTACATTGCACTGGGACATATCCACAAACCTCAGTTGATCGCTGAGGATAAGATGGCTTACTGCGGTTCACCTGAACCTTTAGACCTGACAGAAACCGGCATCCACGGATATTTTACCGGTGAGATCCATCCTGTGACCAGAAAACTGACCCATCTGGAGTTTGTTCCTGCCGCCTCTCTCCAGTACATGCCATTAGCCGTGAACGTATCAAAGGAAACAACAAACGGTGAACTGGCAGACCGGATCGAAGCAGAGATCAAAAAGCGTGGCACAAACAACATCTACCGCTTCCGCATCAAAGGCATGCGTGATCCGGATATTGAATTTGACTTGTCCTCCCTGCAAACGTTCTACCGCATTGCAGAAGTCATTGACGATACAGAACCGGATTATGATTTTTCTGCCCTGTTTGCAGAACATTCCAGTGATATGATCGGCTTCTTTATCCAGGCACTCCAGAATGACGATATGGGGCCTGTAGAAAAGAAAGCGCTGTATTACGGCGTCAATGCCCTGCTTCACACCACTGACGAAAGGAGCTAA
- a CDS encoding D-cysteine desulfhydrase gives MNLAKFSRRRYTYYDTPIEYLANLTKVMGGPNIYMKRDDLLGLTGGGNKTRKLEFLMAEALEQGCDTILTCGAVQSNHCRLTLAAAVKEGLKCQLVLEERVAHSYNPEASGNNFLFNLLGVEAVRVVPGGTDMLGALNQLADELRAQGRKPYVVPGGGSNPLGALGYVSCAQELLQQSFDMGVNFDHIICPSGSTGTHAGVLSGILGNNANIPVTGISVNRKKEIQTDAVFNLTQRTMDLLDCENKPTKDKVVVFDDYVGPGYSLPTQGMVDAVQLLARTEAILMDPVYTGKTMAGFLDLIRKGYFEGCKNVLFLHTGGSPALFAYENTILNGVE, from the coding sequence ATGAATCTTGCCAAATTTTCCAGAAGAAGATACACCTATTATGATACCCCAATTGAGTATCTGGCCAATCTAACCAAGGTTATGGGTGGTCCTAATATCTACATGAAGCGCGATGATCTGCTTGGGCTAACCGGTGGTGGAAATAAGACCAGAAAGTTAGAATTTCTGATGGCTGAGGCACTGGAGCAGGGTTGTGATACGATTCTGACCTGTGGAGCTGTGCAATCTAACCACTGCCGTCTGACTCTGGCAGCAGCTGTTAAGGAAGGACTGAAATGCCAGCTGGTGCTGGAAGAGCGTGTGGCTCATAGCTACAATCCTGAAGCATCCGGCAATAACTTCCTGTTCAACCTTTTAGGCGTAGAAGCCGTTCGGGTAGTTCCTGGCGGAACCGATATGCTTGGGGCTCTGAATCAGTTGGCTGATGAATTGCGTGCACAGGGACGTAAACCTTATGTAGTTCCAGGTGGCGGTTCTAACCCTCTTGGTGCCCTTGGCTATGTATCTTGCGCACAAGAGCTGCTGCAGCAGTCCTTCGATATGGGAGTAAACTTCGATCATATTATTTGCCCATCTGGATCCACTGGAACTCATGCCGGAGTGTTATCTGGTATTCTGGGCAATAATGCTAATATTCCAGTCACAGGAATTAGCGTCAACCGTAAAAAGGAAATTCAGACTGATGCCGTTTTCAACCTGACACAGCGTACTATGGATTTACTCGACTGTGAAAATAAGCCTACCAAGGATAAAGTTGTTGTATTTGACGACTATGTTGGTCCTGGCTATTCCCTGCCTACTCAGGGCATGGTTGATGCTGTCCAGCTTCTGGCTCGTACAGAAGCAATCCTGATGGATCCTGTGTATACAGGCAAAACTATGGCTGGTTTCCTTGATCTGATCAGAAAAGGATACTTTGAAGGATGCAAAAATGTTCTGTTCTTGCATACTGGTGGTTCTCCTGCACTGTTTGCTTATGAAAACACTATTCTCAACGGTGTAGAATAA
- a CDS encoding LysR family transcriptional regulator, giving the protein MLKMEYFYYMKEVCQTGSINRAAENLYISQPYLSQTLRKIEQQLGVTLLKRSNKGISLTDAGKEFLNISKEIIQLTQQAESLHNQYECGSQELNISSMPSFTMMNLFQQFLRSGSSKKFVGNLIEMPNGQVPDEVYRGNCNIGLHYVTSSQYEASIQKFHSMGMVFTPLVNEPLYAVLNTKSPLSKLDKIYLEQLHGMNFLAEYIKISGKKKPVENNPLPNVFFRQQGGPVFNNNRSMLHYLTMSENSYCVGQKSLNLCNPFVDMGQLVYVPFADINIRFITGYLTSESQNSSLQEEQFLSMLEGYFDQYCENMFTWEKA; this is encoded by the coding sequence ATGCTTAAAATGGAATATTTTTACTATATGAAGGAAGTATGCCAGACAGGATCCATTAATCGTGCAGCAGAAAATCTATATATATCTCAACCTTATCTCAGCCAGACTCTCAGGAAAATAGAGCAGCAGTTGGGAGTAACTCTGCTGAAGCGCAGCAACAAAGGGATTTCTCTTACAGATGCTGGAAAAGAATTTTTGAATATCTCAAAGGAAATTATTCAGCTTACACAACAGGCAGAATCTTTACACAATCAATATGAATGTGGTTCCCAAGAGCTAAACATAAGCAGTATGCCATCATTTACAATGATGAACTTGTTTCAGCAATTTTTAAGAAGCGGTTCCTCCAAAAAATTTGTGGGAAATCTTATTGAAATGCCAAACGGGCAGGTCCCAGATGAAGTTTATCGTGGAAATTGTAATATTGGGTTACATTATGTAACATCCAGTCAATATGAAGCATCCATTCAAAAATTTCATTCTATGGGCATGGTATTTACCCCGTTGGTAAATGAACCACTATATGCTGTATTGAACACCAAGTCTCCTTTGTCCAAACTGGACAAGATTTATCTGGAGCAACTTCATGGAATGAATTTTCTTGCAGAATATATCAAAATTTCTGGAAAAAAGAAACCCGTTGAAAACAATCCCTTGCCCAATGTTTTCTTCAGGCAGCAGGGGGGGCCTGTGTTTAACAACAACCGTAGTATGTTACATTATCTTACAATGAGTGAAAATAGCTACTGTGTAGGGCAAAAGTCGTTAAATCTTTGCAATCCATTTGTTGATATGGGACAACTTGTATATGTCCCGTTTGCAGATATAAATATTAGATTTATCACAGGGTATCTGACATCGGAATCGCAGAATTCTTCCCTACAGGAAGAACAGTTTTTATCCATGCTAGAGGGCTACTTTGACCAATACTGTGAAAATATGTTTACGTGGGAAAAGGCATGA
- a CDS encoding glucose-1-phosphate adenylyltransferase: MIKKEMIAMLLAGGQGSRLGVLTQKVAKPAVSFGGKYRIIDFPLSNCINSGVDTVGVLTQYQPLRLNSHIGIGIPWDLDRNVGGVTILPPYERSKGSDWYTGTANAIFQNLEYMEAYNPEYVLILSGDHIYKMDYEVMLDYHKANNADITIAAMPVPIEEASRFGILITDEHNRITEFEEKPAVPRSNLASMGIYIFSWPVLKEALIKMKDEPGCDFGKHIIPYCHAKGERIFAYEYNGYWKDVGTLGSYWEANMELIDIIPEFNLYEEYWKIYTKSDVIPPQYIASEAHVERSIIGEGTEIYGEVINSVIGAGVTIAKGAVVKDSIVMQGSVIGASTSVEKAIIAENVKVGSDVQIGVGEYAPSTYDQKVYQFDLATIGENSIIPDGVKVGKNTAIAGETTVGDYPDGLLASGNYIIKAGGVK, translated from the coding sequence GTGATTAAAAAAGAAATGATTGCCATGCTTTTAGCTGGCGGACAGGGAAGCCGTCTTGGCGTTCTTACACAGAAAGTAGCCAAGCCGGCGGTATCTTTTGGGGGGAAGTACCGAATCATTGATTTTCCGCTGAGTAACTGTATCAACTCAGGTGTTGACACCGTTGGTGTCCTGACACAGTACCAGCCTTTACGTTTAAATTCACATATCGGAATTGGTATTCCGTGGGATTTGGACAGAAATGTTGGTGGCGTGACGATCTTACCTCCATACGAAAGAAGCAAAGGAAGTGACTGGTATACCGGTACTGCCAATGCGATTTTTCAGAACCTGGAGTATATGGAAGCATATAATCCAGAGTATGTGCTCATCCTTTCCGGTGACCACATTTACAAAATGGACTACGAAGTGATGCTTGATTATCACAAAGCAAACAATGCGGATATCACCATTGCTGCTATGCCGGTACCGATTGAAGAAGCAAGCCGTTTCGGTATCCTGATCACAGACGAGCACAACCGTATTACAGAGTTTGAGGAAAAACCAGCTGTTCCAAGAAGCAACTTAGCTTCCATGGGTATTTACATCTTCAGCTGGCCGGTTCTTAAGGAAGCCCTGATCAAGATGAAGGACGAGCCTGGATGTGACTTTGGAAAACATATCATTCCATACTGCCACGCAAAGGGCGAGAGGATCTTTGCGTATGAGTACAATGGTTACTGGAAGGACGTAGGTACTCTTGGTTCCTATTGGGAAGCAAATATGGAGCTGATCGATATTATCCCTGAGTTCAACCTGTATGAAGAATACTGGAAGATCTATACTAAGAGTGATGTGATCCCGCCTCAGTACATAGCTTCCGAAGCCCATGTTGAGAGAAGTATCATTGGAGAAGGAACTGAAATTTATGGTGAGGTTATCAACTCTGTTATCGGCGCAGGCGTTACCATTGCAAAGGGTGCTGTAGTTAAGGATTCCATTGTTATGCAGGGAAGCGTCATTGGAGCAAGTACGTCTGTTGAAAAGGCCATTATCGCAGAAAATGTAAAAGTTGGTTCTGATGTTCAGATCGGTGTTGGCGAATACGCACCAAGTACATATGACCAGAAGGTATATCAGTTTGACCTGGCCACCATTGGTGAGAACTCCATTATCCCGGACGGCGTAAAGGTCGGAAAGAATACCGCTATAGCAGGCGAGACCACCGTAGGCGACTATCCTGATGGATTACTGGCAAGCGGAAATTACATTATAAAGGCAGGTGGCGTGAAATGA
- the glgD gene encoding glucose-1-phosphate adenylyltransferase subunit GlgD — protein sequence MRAIGIVLAGGNSKRMRELSSKRAVAAMPVAGSYRSIDFALSNMTNSHIQNVAVFTQYNSRSLNLHLSSSKWWDFGRKQGGLYVFTPSITPENGDWYRGTADALYQNLTFLKNSHEPYVVITSGDGVYKLDYNKVLEYHIEKKADITVVCKDMEEGTDVTRFGCVKLNDDGRITDFEEKPMASDATTISCGIYVIRRRQLIELLERCAAEDRYDLVNDILVRYKNLKRVYAYKLESYWSNISTVDSYYKTNMDFLKPEVRDYFFKQYPDVYTKIDDLPPAKYNPGAVVRNSLVSSGCILNGTVENSILFKKAYVGNNCIIKNSIILNDVYIGDNTVIENCIVESRDTIRANTTYIGTPENIKIVIEKNERYTL from the coding sequence ATGAGAGCGATCGGTATCGTATTAGCAGGTGGTAACAGCAAGAGGATGCGGGAACTGTCCAGTAAAAGAGCAGTGGCTGCTATGCCGGTTGCAGGAAGCTACCGCAGTATTGACTTTGCATTAAGCAATATGACAAACTCCCACATTCAGAATGTGGCTGTATTTACACAGTATAACTCCAGATCCTTAAACCTTCATCTGAGTTCCTCCAAGTGGTGGGATTTCGGACGTAAGCAGGGCGGGCTGTATGTATTTACACCATCCATTACTCCTGAAAACGGAGACTGGTACCGTGGTACAGCAGATGCTCTCTATCAGAACCTGACTTTCTTAAAGAACAGCCATGAACCATATGTAGTTATCACCTCTGGTGACGGCGTCTATAAGCTTGATTACAACAAGGTTCTGGAATACCATATTGAGAAGAAAGCAGATATCACTGTTGTCTGCAAGGATATGGAAGAGGGAACAGATGTTACCCGCTTTGGATGCGTTAAGTTAAATGATGACGGACGCATTACTGATTTTGAAGAAAAGCCTATGGCCTCTGATGCTACCACCATTTCCTGTGGTATCTATGTCATCCGCAGAAGACAGCTGATCGAACTGCTGGAGCGCTGCGCGGCAGAAGACAGATACGACCTGGTAAATGATATCCTGGTACGTTACAAGAACTTAAAGAGGGTCTATGCTTATAAGTTAGAAAGCTACTGGAGCAATATCTCTACTGTTGATTCCTACTATAAGACCAACATGGATTTCTTAAAGCCGGAAGTGAGGGATTATTTCTTCAAACAGTATCCGGATGTTTATACGAAGATCGATGATCTTCCGCCAGCAAAATACAATCCAGGCGCTGTTGTAAGGAACAGTCTTGTATCCAGTGGCTGTATTTTAAATGGTACGGTAGAGAATTCCATTCTCTTTAAGAAAGCATACGTAGGAAATAATTGTATCATTAAAAACTCTATCATTTTAAATGACGTTTATATTGGTGATAATACAGTGATCGAAAACTGTATTGTTGAAAGCCGGGATACCATCCGTGCTAATACAACTTATATTGGAACACCTGAGAACATTAAGATCGTCATTGAGAAGAACGAACGTTATACATTGTAA